Proteins found in one Columba livia isolate bColLiv1 breed racing homer chromosome 11, bColLiv1.pat.W.v2, whole genome shotgun sequence genomic segment:
- the MEX3B gene encoding RNA-binding protein MEX3B isoform X1: MPSSLFADMERNGSGGGGGGGGGGGGGGETLDDQRALQIALDQLSLLGLDNDETGSIYDSEPRKKSVNMTECVPVPSSEHVAEIVGRQGCKIKALRAKTNTYIKTPVRGEEPLFVVTGRKEDVAMARREIISAAEHFSMIRASRNKNTALNGTVPGPPNLPGQTTIQVRVPYRVVGLVVGPKGATIKRIQQQTHTYIVTPSRDKEPVFEVTGMPENVDRAREEIEAHIAMRTGGIIELTDENDFHANGTDVGFELNGTGSLWSKPTPPSITPTPGRKPFCNYRNDSSSSLGSASTDSYFGGGTGGGGGARLADYSPPSPALSFTHNGNNNNNSANGYVYGGGGGDVLSSPDCCSDLPFDSPPGFDLAPAPPPGAALIWPQFERGPAAPPSPAASPAAAFPGAAPANANLALLVSGPRRGGGAPPPARLSPPLHGSAAGPEHPLARRVRSDPGGRLLAASYPLYANGLGSHLPGLPSDSSASSSSSSSSSSSSSCSSSGVRRKGSRDCSVCFESEVIAALVPCGHNLFCMECANRICEKTEPQCPVCHSAVTQAIRIFS, encoded by the exons ATGCCCAGCTCGCTTTTTGCAGACATGGAGAGGAACGGGAGcggcggcggaggcggcggcggcggtggtggtggtggaggggGAGAGACCCTGGATGACCAAAGAGCCCTTCAGATCGCCCTGGATCAGCTctccctgctggggctggacaACGACGAGACGGGCTCCATTTACGACAGCGAGCCTCGGAAAAAGAGCGTGAACATGACTGAATGCGTCCCGGTGCCCAGCTCGGAGCATGTCGCTGAGATAGTGGGGAGACAAG GTTGCAAAATCAAAGCTCTGCGGGCAAAGACCAACACCTACATCAAGACCCCAGTTCGTGGGGAGGAGCCGCTCTTTGTTGTGACGGGCAGAAAGGAAGATGTGGCCATGGCCCGCAGGGAGATCATCTCAGCGGCTGAGCACTTCTCCATGATCCGAGCCTCGCGGAACAAGAACACGGCCCTGAATGGCACTGTTCCTGGCCCCCCGAACCTGCCCGGCCAAACCACCATCCAGGTGCGGGTGCCTTATCGTGTGGTGGGCTTGGTCGTGGGGCCCAAGGGGGCCACCATCAAGCGCATCCAGCAACAGACGCACACCTATATCGTGACCCCGAGCCGGGACAAGGAGCCAGTCTTTGAGGTGACGGGCATGCCTGAGAACGTGGACCGGGCCCGGGAGGAGATCGAGGCGCACATCGCCATGCGCACTGGCGGCATCATCGAGCTGACGGATGAGAACGACTTCCACGCCAACGGCACGGATGTAGGCTTCGAGCTGAACGGCACGGGCAGCCTCTGGAGCAAGCCCACGCCGCCCAGCATCACGCCCACCCCGGGCCGCAAGCCCTTCTGCAACTACCGCAACGACAGCTCCAGCTCGCTGGGCAGCGCCTCCACCGACTCCTACTTCGGGGGCGGCACGGGGGGGGGCGGCGGTGCCCGCCTGGCCGATTACAGCCCCCCGAGCCCAGCGCTGAGCTTCACCCACAAcggcaacaacaacaacaacagcgcCAACGGCTACGTGTACGGAGGGGGCGGCGGCGACGTCCTCTCCTCCCCGGACTGCTGCTCCGATCTGCCCTTCGACTCGCCGCCCGGCTTCGACCtggcgcccgccccgccgccgggggCCGCCCTCATCTGGCCGCAGTTCgagcgcggccccgccgcgccccccTCGCCCGCGGCCtcgcccgccgccgccttccCGGGCGCCGCGCCCGCCAATGCCAACCTGGCGCTGCTGGTGAGCGGCccccggcggggcggcggcgctcCGCCCCCGGCGCGGCTCTCCCCGCCCCTGCACGGCAGCGCGGCGGGGCCCGAGCACCCGCTGGCGCGGCGGGTGCGCAGCGACCCGGGCGGGCGGCTGCTGGCCGCCTCCTACCCGCTGTACGCCAACGGGCTGGGCTCCCACCTGCCGGGGCTGCCCTCCGACTCCTcggcctcctcctcctcgtcctccagctcttcttccagctcctcctgctcctcgtCCGGCGTGCGGCGGAAGGGCAGCCGCGACTGCTCGGTCTGCTTCGAGAGCGAGGTGATCGCGGCGCTGGTGCCCTGCGGCCACAACCTCTTCTGCATGGAGTGCGCCAACCGCATCTGCGAGAAGACGGAGCCGCAGTGCCCGGTCTGCCACAGCGCCGTCACCCAGGCCATCCGCATCTTCTCCTGA
- the MEX3B gene encoding RNA-binding protein MEX3B isoform X2 codes for MDEMPAITWGRGQCVSGCKIKALRAKTNTYIKTPVRGEEPLFVVTGRKEDVAMARREIISAAEHFSMIRASRNKNTALNGTVPGPPNLPGQTTIQVRVPYRVVGLVVGPKGATIKRIQQQTHTYIVTPSRDKEPVFEVTGMPENVDRAREEIEAHIAMRTGGIIELTDENDFHANGTDVGFELNGTGSLWSKPTPPSITPTPGRKPFCNYRNDSSSSLGSASTDSYFGGGTGGGGGARLADYSPPSPALSFTHNGNNNNNSANGYVYGGGGGDVLSSPDCCSDLPFDSPPGFDLAPAPPPGAALIWPQFERGPAAPPSPAASPAAAFPGAAPANANLALLVSGPRRGGGAPPPARLSPPLHGSAAGPEHPLARRVRSDPGGRLLAASYPLYANGLGSHLPGLPSDSSASSSSSSSSSSSSSCSSSGVRRKGSRDCSVCFESEVIAALVPCGHNLFCMECANRICEKTEPQCPVCHSAVTQAIRIFS; via the exons ATGGACGAGATGCCAGCGATCACCTGGGGTCGTGGGCAATGTGTTTCAG GTTGCAAAATCAAAGCTCTGCGGGCAAAGACCAACACCTACATCAAGACCCCAGTTCGTGGGGAGGAGCCGCTCTTTGTTGTGACGGGCAGAAAGGAAGATGTGGCCATGGCCCGCAGGGAGATCATCTCAGCGGCTGAGCACTTCTCCATGATCCGAGCCTCGCGGAACAAGAACACGGCCCTGAATGGCACTGTTCCTGGCCCCCCGAACCTGCCCGGCCAAACCACCATCCAGGTGCGGGTGCCTTATCGTGTGGTGGGCTTGGTCGTGGGGCCCAAGGGGGCCACCATCAAGCGCATCCAGCAACAGACGCACACCTATATCGTGACCCCGAGCCGGGACAAGGAGCCAGTCTTTGAGGTGACGGGCATGCCTGAGAACGTGGACCGGGCCCGGGAGGAGATCGAGGCGCACATCGCCATGCGCACTGGCGGCATCATCGAGCTGACGGATGAGAACGACTTCCACGCCAACGGCACGGATGTAGGCTTCGAGCTGAACGGCACGGGCAGCCTCTGGAGCAAGCCCACGCCGCCCAGCATCACGCCCACCCCGGGCCGCAAGCCCTTCTGCAACTACCGCAACGACAGCTCCAGCTCGCTGGGCAGCGCCTCCACCGACTCCTACTTCGGGGGCGGCACGGGGGGGGGCGGCGGTGCCCGCCTGGCCGATTACAGCCCCCCGAGCCCAGCGCTGAGCTTCACCCACAAcggcaacaacaacaacaacagcgcCAACGGCTACGTGTACGGAGGGGGCGGCGGCGACGTCCTCTCCTCCCCGGACTGCTGCTCCGATCTGCCCTTCGACTCGCCGCCCGGCTTCGACCtggcgcccgccccgccgccgggggCCGCCCTCATCTGGCCGCAGTTCgagcgcggccccgccgcgccccccTCGCCCGCGGCCtcgcccgccgccgccttccCGGGCGCCGCGCCCGCCAATGCCAACCTGGCGCTGCTGGTGAGCGGCccccggcggggcggcggcgctcCGCCCCCGGCGCGGCTCTCCCCGCCCCTGCACGGCAGCGCGGCGGGGCCCGAGCACCCGCTGGCGCGGCGGGTGCGCAGCGACCCGGGCGGGCGGCTGCTGGCCGCCTCCTACCCGCTGTACGCCAACGGGCTGGGCTCCCACCTGCCGGGGCTGCCCTCCGACTCCTcggcctcctcctcctcgtcctccagctcttcttccagctcctcctgctcctcgtCCGGCGTGCGGCGGAAGGGCAGCCGCGACTGCTCGGTCTGCTTCGAGAGCGAGGTGATCGCGGCGCTGGTGCCCTGCGGCCACAACCTCTTCTGCATGGAGTGCGCCAACCGCATCTGCGAGAAGACGGAGCCGCAGTGCCCGGTCTGCCACAGCGCCGTCACCCAGGCCATCCGCATCTTCTCCTGA